A genomic region of Exiguobacterium oxidotolerans JCM 12280 contains the following coding sequences:
- a CDS encoding CoA-binding protein produces MISDQQARQLLKEAKRIAVVGVSGDSGKTANWIADYLVQHGYEVIPVNPTLDEWNGQKVYPTVDSIPGHIDIVDVFRRSEFLADTAKEAVAHGDVGMIWNQLGLSSVEAESLALGAGIPYIENRCIKIEHQYL; encoded by the coding sequence ATGATTTCTGATCAACAAGCACGTCAACTACTAAAAGAAGCGAAACGGATCGCCGTCGTCGGTGTTTCGGGTGATTCAGGTAAAACCGCGAACTGGATTGCCGATTACCTTGTGCAACACGGGTACGAGGTCATTCCCGTCAATCCGACACTTGATGAATGGAATGGACAGAAAGTCTATCCGACAGTCGATAGCATCCCGGGTCATATCGATATCGTCGATGTGTTCCGTCGCTCCGAGTTTTTAGCGGACACGGCAAAAGAAGCCGTTGCCCATGGCGACGTCGGAATGATTTGGAACCAGCTCGGTCTGTCGAGCGTCGAAGCGGAAAGTTTAGCGCTCGGGGCAGGAATCCCGTATATCGAAAACCGCTGCATCAAAATCGAACATCAATACTTATAA
- a CDS encoding IS3 family transposase: MDKYKAIQSLADQFGYSIVALCRFADVSRAAYYKWLNRVPTVREEENIMIIEELTSIHESVDGVYGCERMVLNLDRQFNRTVNHKRVRRLMRIAGIRCVIRRTRPKYMRTIPGQTAENLLNREFHAEKPNQKWLTDITEFKYGTSKKAYLSAILDLYDGSIRSFVLSRSNNSQLVFDTLKLALDDDPGSFPLLHSDRGFQYTSNAFHHMTQQAGITQSMSRAGKCIDNGPIESFWGALKCESYYLHTFEEFDELHDAIRRYIRFYNELRYQKRLNGLSPLEFRAQAV; encoded by the coding sequence CGGCTATTCGATTGTCGCCCTCTGTCGTTTTGCGGACGTATCCCGTGCTGCCTATTATAAATGGTTAAATCGTGTACCGACGGTACGCGAAGAAGAGAACATCATGATCATTGAAGAGCTGACATCTATTCATGAGTCGGTAGATGGAGTCTATGGATGTGAACGAATGGTCTTGAATCTAGATCGCCAATTTAACAGAACGGTTAATCATAAACGGGTTCGTCGCTTGATGCGAATCGCCGGCATTCGTTGCGTCATTCGTCGAACACGACCGAAATATATGAGAACCATACCCGGACAAACGGCAGAAAATCTTCTGAATCGTGAATTCCATGCGGAAAAACCGAATCAGAAATGGTTAACAGATATCACGGAATTCAAATACGGCACCTCAAAAAAGGCTTATTTAAGTGCAATTCTCGATTTGTATGATGGATCAATTCGTTCATTTGTGCTAAGTCGTTCGAATAACAGTCAGCTCGTCTTCGATACGCTAAAACTCGCCTTGGATGATGATCCTGGTAGCTTCCCTCTTCTTCATAGTGACCGTGGGTTTCAATATACGTCAAATGCCTTTCATCATATGACTCAACAAGCTGGGATCACACAAAGCATGTCCCGTGCCGGTAAATGCATCGATAATGGTCCAATCGAATCTTTTTGGGGAGCGCTAAAGTGTGAAAGCTACTATCTTCATACATTCGAGGAGTTCGATGAACTCCACGATGCAATCCGACGCTACATTCGATTTTATAATGAGCTGCGGTATCAAAAACGATTAAACGGCTTAAGTCCGCTGGAATTCAGGGCTCAAGCCGTTTAA
- a CDS encoding DEAD/DEAH box helicase, giving the protein MNFGLSERKIKQMSDTYAFRRGKRYVTAKKVTLRNYSPGDLFVEAEVAGESRFHVHVHLRETGVDAGCNCPSLAMDASFCGHIVAVLLALQQIQAYGTTGPNRPAITPFSARPAIEDAAAATYLATLTSENKAQLRFDVRDGGIALESLTTQRSYLLSLPYFDRLLNDRDGLRERADIWMSAAVRGQLVSGSPRVKLALDRIHTRLEVVVTFDYDGKTINPLSPTDWVGRDLSTEQAVVRYLEEMGFRANQARYVVEGESRHYVVLKGLLDPMVALGQLELYATASIKTALLPGPFHPKIEVNIKKRLDWLTFKFSMDGISEQELSAILASLVTQKTYHRLRSGQLLSLEDRAFKQIKRLLLEADATERQLLEAELTVPALPNLSLLTPAAFLTVHSQLKERLLEMKAGKTERLALPEPLATQLLPYQQDGVRFFKSLAAHDCHGILADEMGLGKTIQAIGYIETLPSARILIVAPASLLYNWAAELRRFAPTRTVHVLSGSRASRLRQLEDLPDDVILVISYPSLRLDIKNHQAIHYDCIFFDEAQQLKNPRSQTTVSLKQLWATRRFALTGTPLENRTLDLWSIFDVVFPSLLPDRQRFLDWSARDVQQFVEPFLLRRTKQDVLQQLPAKQVVHHYTELTAGQKKLYAAHLAKLQLETLQHLDQSKPEERIKLLAGLTRLRQICCDPRLFVEDYRGRSAKQDRLLALIQEKRAAGKRILIFSQFTKMLDLIRDDLHEMHLPHFELRGDTPIAERLERCDRFNAGEVDLFLISLKAGGTGLNLATADTVILYDSWWNPAVEQQAADRAHRMGQKQTVEVIKLITKGTIEEKIIELQERKATLVTDILKQPDSLALSVDEMVQLLE; this is encoded by the coding sequence ATGAATTTTGGATTAAGTGAACGAAAAATCAAGCAAATGTCAGATACGTATGCCTTTCGTCGCGGAAAACGGTATGTGACGGCAAAAAAAGTAACCTTACGCAACTATTCGCCGGGTGACCTCTTCGTCGAAGCGGAAGTTGCCGGTGAATCTCGTTTTCACGTCCATGTCCATCTCCGGGAAACGGGAGTTGATGCTGGATGTAACTGTCCGTCACTTGCGATGGATGCCTCATTTTGCGGCCATATCGTCGCGGTGCTGTTAGCCTTACAGCAAATCCAAGCCTACGGGACGACCGGGCCGAACCGGCCAGCCATCACACCCTTTTCAGCGCGACCGGCGATTGAAGATGCGGCAGCTGCAACGTATCTTGCGACATTGACGAGCGAAAATAAAGCGCAGCTCCGGTTTGATGTCCGCGATGGCGGGATTGCACTCGAAAGCCTGACGACGCAACGCAGTTATCTCTTGTCCCTGCCCTACTTCGACCGTTTACTGAACGACCGCGACGGGTTACGAGAACGAGCGGACATCTGGATGAGCGCAGCTGTCCGGGGTCAACTCGTCAGCGGATCGCCTCGAGTCAAACTGGCTCTCGACCGGATCCATACCCGTTTAGAAGTCGTCGTCACGTTTGATTACGACGGTAAAACCATCAACCCGCTCAGTCCGACAGATTGGGTCGGACGCGACTTGTCGACAGAGCAGGCGGTGGTGCGTTACTTAGAAGAAATGGGATTCCGCGCGAATCAGGCACGTTATGTAGTAGAAGGAGAAAGTCGTCATTATGTTGTCTTAAAAGGTTTGCTTGACCCGATGGTCGCCCTCGGTCAACTCGAGTTGTACGCGACGGCGAGTATCAAAACGGCATTGCTCCCGGGTCCGTTCCATCCAAAAATTGAAGTCAACATAAAGAAGCGGCTTGATTGGTTGACGTTCAAGTTTTCGATGGATGGGATTTCAGAACAAGAGCTGTCGGCAATCCTCGCGTCACTCGTGACACAAAAGACGTACCACCGTTTACGCTCGGGACAACTGTTATCGCTCGAAGACCGCGCCTTCAAGCAAATCAAACGGTTGTTGCTTGAAGCGGACGCGACAGAACGGCAGTTGCTTGAAGCGGAATTGACCGTTCCTGCTTTGCCGAACTTGTCACTGTTGACCCCGGCTGCCTTCTTGACGGTCCATAGTCAATTGAAGGAACGTTTGCTCGAGATGAAAGCCGGAAAAACAGAACGACTGGCGTTACCGGAACCGCTTGCGACACAACTTTTGCCGTATCAGCAAGACGGTGTCCGCTTCTTCAAGAGTCTTGCGGCACACGACTGTCATGGCATCTTAGCGGACGAGATGGGACTCGGCAAAACGATTCAAGCCATCGGTTATATCGAAACGCTCCCGAGTGCCCGTATCCTGATCGTCGCCCCGGCGTCACTCCTCTACAACTGGGCAGCGGAGCTGCGCCGCTTTGCTCCGACACGCACCGTCCATGTGCTCAGTGGAAGTCGTGCGTCGCGCTTACGCCAGCTCGAAGATTTGCCGGACGACGTCATTCTTGTCATTTCCTATCCGTCGCTCCGGCTCGACATCAAAAATCATCAGGCAATCCATTACGATTGTATCTTTTTTGATGAAGCGCAACAGCTGAAGAATCCAAGGTCGCAGACGACGGTCAGCTTAAAACAGCTTTGGGCGACACGTCGGTTCGCCTTGACCGGGACACCACTCGAAAACAGGACGCTTGACCTTTGGTCGATTTTCGACGTCGTCTTCCCGTCACTCTTACCGGACCGGCAACGGTTTCTCGACTGGTCAGCACGGGATGTCCAACAATTCGTCGAACCGTTTTTACTGCGCCGGACGAAACAGGACGTCTTGCAACAGTTACCGGCGAAACAAGTCGTTCACCACTATACGGAACTGACGGCAGGGCAGAAAAAATTGTATGCCGCCCACTTGGCGAAGTTACAACTGGAAACGTTACAGCATCTCGATCAGTCGAAACCGGAAGAACGGATAAAATTACTGGCCGGGTTGACCCGCCTCCGTCAAATTTGTTGCGATCCCCGTCTGTTCGTCGAGGACTATCGCGGACGGTCGGCGAAACAGGACCGGTTGCTCGCCTTGATTCAAGAAAAACGGGCAGCGGGCAAACGGATTTTGATTTTTTCACAGTTTACGAAAATGCTCGATTTGATTCGGGACGACCTGCATGAGATGCACCTTCCCCACTTCGAACTGCGCGGGGATACACCGATTGCCGAGCGTCTCGAACGCTGCGACCGTTTTAATGCCGGAGAAGTTGATCTATTCTTGATTTCACTGAAGGCGGGTGGCACCGGATTGAACTTGGCGACGGCGGATACCGTCATCTTATATGATAGTTGGTGGAACCCGGCTGTCGAACAGCAAGCGGCTGACCGGGCACACCGAATGGGACAAAAACAGACGGTCGAAGTCATCAAGTTAATCACGAAAGGTACGATCGAAGAAAAAATCATCGAGCTGCAAGAGCGGAAAGCGACACTCGTGACGGACATACTCAAACAACCAGATTCGCTCGCACTGTCAGTCGATGAGATGGTGCAACTGCTTGAATAA
- a CDS encoding NAD(P)/FAD-dependent oxidoreductase — translation MKRIVLVGAGHAHLECIKEGTHPDVEWIVINPSRYQYYSGMFSGLADGTYQLEETRVDVKALCSRHGKTLMEDRVTRIDPQTKQVFCQSGEIISYDVVSCNIGSNDWNLSEATARVTIKPNYQIDQALRQFKEASSPVIVGSGAAAIEMAASFQSDGCPVTLVHDEPLLAGHSAEASILDRLDTLGVTRIVDRFVSLDEQTVRLQSGQSFKSDAVLFLGGASALDLFKASSLYCDERGFLLVHETFQSLEDPSLFAVGDCATLAAYPNTPKNGVTAVRQAPVLLENLLRFVNQERLRTFRPQGRYLTILSMGHQQGTLLYGRHYQTNHLSWRLKQWIDRRFIKSYTT, via the coding sequence TTGAAACGAATCGTATTAGTCGGGGCAGGTCATGCCCATTTAGAATGTATCAAGGAAGGAACGCATCCGGATGTTGAATGGATCGTCATCAATCCGTCCCGTTATCAGTATTATTCAGGAATGTTTTCCGGTCTTGCGGACGGCACGTATCAACTCGAGGAGACGCGGGTCGATGTCAAAGCACTCTGTTCTCGTCACGGAAAGACATTGATGGAGGACCGTGTCACGCGGATCGATCCGCAAACGAAACAAGTTTTCTGTCAGTCAGGCGAAATCATTTCTTACGACGTTGTATCGTGTAACATCGGTTCGAATGATTGGAATCTCTCAGAGGCGACGGCACGCGTCACGATCAAGCCGAATTATCAAATCGATCAGGCGCTCCGTCAGTTTAAAGAGGCATCGTCGCCCGTCATCGTCGGCAGCGGTGCTGCTGCGATCGAGATGGCAGCGTCATTCCAATCAGACGGTTGTCCGGTCACGCTCGTTCATGATGAACCGCTCCTCGCAGGACACTCGGCAGAAGCGAGCATCCTTGACCGGTTGGATACGCTGGGTGTGACACGCATCGTCGACCGGTTCGTCTCTCTTGATGAACAAACCGTCCGGCTCCAGTCGGGTCAATCATTCAAATCGGATGCCGTCCTGTTTTTAGGTGGCGCGTCAGCACTGGATTTGTTCAAGGCGTCTAGCCTCTATTGTGACGAGCGTGGATTTTTGCTCGTCCACGAGACGTTCCAGTCGCTAGAGGACCCCTCTCTGTTTGCCGTCGGCGACTGTGCGACGCTCGCCGCATATCCGAACACACCGAAGAACGGGGTAACCGCCGTCCGGCAAGCCCCGGTCTTGCTTGAGAATCTCCTTCGTTTCGTCAATCAGGAACGGTTGCGGACGTTCCGGCCGCAAGGGCGTTACTTGACGATTCTTTCGATGGGACATCAGCAAGGGACCTTGCTTTACGGACGACACTATCAGACGAATCATTTGAGCTGGCGTTTGAAACAATGGATCGATCGCCGGTTCATCAAAAGTTATACGACGTAA
- a CDS encoding ABC transporter ATP-binding protein, with product MIHCNDLSVRYPGQHGTVLHNVTVTLHEGETTLLVGPSGSGKTTFLHVLAGLLPDAIEADVSGHCKTNGTVGILFQNPDDQFCMQTVGAEVAFSLENRSVDRSQMDDRIDAALARVGLDVPLTTPIMQLSGGMKQRLALACVLALEPDILLLDEPTAQLDPAGHRVLMQLIEELHHDRTLTLVLIEHQLDRCVTFSDRVLVFNHGGTILHDGPPHEIFGQHRAELERHGIATPLLYPYQLETLPPASSQATRLRKVNNNRPPVRQDKTFALTRTALGRRKQVIVDDLSLATHSGEWIMVVGSNGAGKSTLLETLAKLIPAQGGTVRLFEKELRTWKNRSYYQHVGFVFQQPELQFLKQTVEDEFVISMEVPTPERIETALQSYRLTRVARQSPLALSMGQKRRLSVATMLLEPKDVLLLDEPTFGQDTETTGQLIEMFEQARLNGTTLIMVTHDMELVHRHADRVLVLGDGRLQFDGTPDTLFKDETLLEHNQLSRPLSYLYQQLEEVKRRAGKRLPARAY from the coding sequence ATGATTCATTGTAACGACTTGTCTGTCCGCTATCCGGGGCAACATGGCACCGTCCTGCACAACGTGACGGTGACGCTACACGAAGGGGAAACGACGTTGCTCGTCGGACCGAGCGGCAGTGGGAAAACGACGTTTTTACATGTTCTCGCCGGCTTACTACCTGACGCGATTGAAGCTGATGTCAGCGGTCACTGCAAGACGAACGGAACGGTCGGAATCCTTTTTCAAAATCCGGACGACCAGTTCTGCATGCAGACCGTCGGAGCGGAAGTTGCCTTTAGTCTTGAAAATCGTTCAGTCGACCGCAGTCAGATGGATGACCGGATTGACGCCGCACTGGCACGTGTCGGACTGGACGTGCCGCTGACGACACCGATTATGCAACTGTCAGGAGGGATGAAACAACGACTCGCCCTCGCCTGCGTCCTTGCGCTTGAGCCGGATATTCTATTACTTGATGAACCGACGGCGCAACTCGATCCGGCAGGACATCGGGTTTTGATGCAACTGATTGAGGAACTCCATCACGACCGGACGTTGACGCTCGTTCTGATTGAACATCAGCTTGACCGCTGTGTGACGTTCAGCGACCGGGTGCTCGTCTTCAATCACGGGGGAACGATTTTACACGATGGTCCGCCGCATGAAATCTTCGGTCAGCATCGCGCTGAACTCGAACGACACGGTATTGCGACACCGCTCCTCTACCCGTATCAACTGGAAACGTTACCCCCCGCTTCTTCCCAGGCGACGCGGTTACGAAAAGTGAATAACAACCGTCCTCCGGTCCGACAAGACAAGACGTTCGCGCTGACACGCACCGCGTTAGGACGCCGTAAGCAAGTGATTGTCGACGACCTGTCGCTTGCAACACACAGCGGAGAATGGATCATGGTCGTCGGATCGAATGGTGCCGGTAAAAGCACGTTGCTCGAAACACTGGCGAAATTGATTCCGGCGCAAGGCGGTACGGTCCGCTTGTTCGAAAAAGAACTGCGGACATGGAAAAATCGGAGCTATTACCAACACGTCGGATTCGTCTTTCAACAGCCAGAGCTCCAATTTCTCAAGCAGACGGTCGAAGACGAGTTCGTAATCAGCATGGAGGTGCCGACGCCGGAACGGATTGAAACGGCGTTGCAATCCTACCGGTTAACCCGTGTCGCCCGTCAGTCGCCGCTCGCCCTGAGCATGGGTCAAAAGCGACGGCTCAGCGTCGCGACGATGTTGTTAGAACCAAAAGACGTCCTGTTGCTCGATGAACCGACGTTCGGTCAAGATACCGAGACGACAGGTCAACTCATCGAGATGTTCGAGCAGGCGCGATTAAACGGGACGACGCTGATCATGGTGACGCACGACATGGAGCTCGTTCATCGGCACGCTGACCGGGTGCTCGTCCTTGGTGACGGGCGACTTCAGTTCGACGGCACACCGGACACTTTGTTTAAAGACGAGACGTTACTCGAGCATAACCAACTCTCTCGTCCGTTATCGTATTTGTATCAGCAACTCGAGGAGGTGAAACGTCGTGCAGGAAAACGTCTCCCCGCTCGCGCGTATTAA
- a CDS encoding tyrosine-type recombinase/integrase, producing the protein MSLFKNLGKTVKTVQIPAHTVDLPGYHRMPEFIRDYIDHLASKNFSKATMRRYVYDFDSFFSFVAAASGQDVRAIDITQEAFLEIDGAGIAAYAEYLALTKGNAPSVINRKLSALQSLFRHLIDIGVLSENPVAKINRPKQAKRDPVYLTKREWDELIQLLPSNIEMNPREAAHYERDRVRDVTLFQLLGYSGMRLSEMTQLTWNDLDFHEGTIRVIGKGNKERVIPLAQPARVALRKYAAHYQLSMRGTDAVFEKQGKPLSPRAVQHILKRHTDRLRPVLPFLERKNITPHKLRHTFATRLATGGVDVLTIQQLLGHESVATTQVYAHIGDQEKKRAIELFDGER; encoded by the coding sequence ATGAGTTTATTTAAAAATCTAGGAAAAACCGTTAAAACCGTCCAAATTCCGGCCCATACTGTTGATCTACCAGGCTATCACCGAATGCCGGAATTTATTCGCGATTACATCGACCACTTAGCTTCAAAAAATTTCTCGAAAGCAACGATGCGTCGTTATGTGTATGATTTTGATTCGTTTTTTAGCTTTGTCGCCGCCGCGTCAGGGCAGGATGTCCGGGCGATTGATATCACGCAAGAGGCGTTCCTTGAGATTGACGGCGCGGGAATTGCAGCTTACGCCGAATACTTAGCGTTGACGAAGGGTAATGCACCGAGTGTCATCAATCGGAAATTATCGGCGTTACAATCGTTATTTCGCCATTTGATCGACATCGGCGTCTTGTCGGAAAATCCGGTCGCAAAAATCAACCGTCCGAAACAAGCGAAACGCGATCCGGTCTACTTAACGAAACGCGAATGGGATGAACTGATTCAATTGCTGCCGTCGAACATTGAGATGAATCCGCGGGAGGCGGCCCATTATGAGCGTGACCGCGTCCGTGACGTGACGTTGTTCCAGCTACTCGGCTATAGCGGGATGCGTCTCAGTGAGATGACACAATTGACGTGGAACGATCTCGATTTTCATGAAGGGACGATTCGGGTGATTGGGAAAGGCAACAAGGAGCGGGTCATCCCGCTGGCGCAACCGGCACGCGTCGCCCTCAGAAAGTACGCCGCGCACTATCAGTTGTCGATGCGTGGGACGGACGCTGTGTTCGAGAAACAAGGGAAACCGCTCAGCCCGCGGGCGGTCCAACATATATTAAAGCGGCATACCGATCGGTTACGACCGGTCTTACCGTTTTTGGAACGGAAAAACATCACACCACACAAGTTGCGGCATACGTTTGCGACGCGTCTCGCGACAGGTGGCGTCGATGTCTTGACGATTCAGCAATTGCTTGGGCATGAGTCCGTCGCGACGACTCAAGTCTATGCCCATATCGGCGATCAAGAGAAAAAACGGGCGATCGAACTATTTGATGGTGAACGATAA
- a CDS encoding 50S ribosomal protein L25/general stress protein Ctc, whose product MSVTLKVEEREVRPRSLRKQLRHEGKALGVVYGYKVESTPIAFDEKALIKVVREHGENALVALQIGGKKVNTLINKLDMDIFTPTIKHVEFIAVKMDEETEVETDIVLVGEAAGAKLGGYLSQTLFKVTVAATPDKLPERVEVDVTNLNLGDSLSVSDLPEEKEYRIVTEGDIQVVAVVESTLEADLEETDAEEPAEATEEVSTEEQTEEKE is encoded by the coding sequence ATGTCAGTAACATTAAAAGTAGAAGAACGCGAAGTACGCCCACGCTCACTTAGAAAGCAATTACGTCATGAAGGAAAAGCTCTTGGTGTCGTGTATGGTTACAAAGTGGAAAGTACACCGATTGCCTTTGACGAAAAAGCATTGATCAAAGTCGTTCGTGAACATGGTGAGAATGCACTTGTTGCACTTCAAATCGGTGGTAAAAAAGTCAACACACTGATCAACAAACTCGATATGGATATCTTCACACCAACAATCAAGCACGTTGAATTCATCGCTGTTAAAATGGATGAAGAAACAGAAGTCGAAACAGATATCGTCCTCGTCGGCGAAGCGGCTGGTGCAAAACTTGGTGGATATCTTTCACAAACACTCTTTAAAGTGACAGTTGCAGCTACACCAGATAAATTACCGGAACGCGTCGAAGTCGATGTGACAAACCTTAACCTCGGTGATTCTCTATCGGTTTCGGATTTACCGGAAGAAAAAGAATACCGTATCGTTACGGAAGGTGACATTCAAGTCGTTGCCGTCGTCGAATCGACACTTGAAGCGGATCTCGAAGAAACTGATGCTGAAGAACCAGCTGAAGCGACAGAAGAAGTTTCTACTGAAGAACAAACGGAAGAAAAAGAATAA
- a CDS encoding ECF transporter S component: MNSWKMKEIIVMMMLSVACGVLYLGWSTLWLPVSAIFGPVGSNWMFGIWVIASPLVAYIIQKPGAALIAEVVAAAVELFTGSHFGLSALLIGFAQGIGAEIAFALFGYRKFNTMTLILSGMFAAIGSMVYSLVVNGFAYYTTTTLLLTFSLQLVSGALLGGLLAKVIVDALVKTGTLNGYAIGRKRQKPDAA; this comes from the coding sequence ATGAACAGTTGGAAAATGAAAGAAATCATCGTCATGATGATGTTGTCGGTTGCTTGCGGGGTACTGTACTTAGGTTGGTCGACATTGTGGTTACCGGTTTCGGCGATTTTCGGACCGGTCGGTTCAAACTGGATGTTCGGGATTTGGGTCATCGCGAGTCCGCTCGTCGCCTACATCATTCAAAAACCGGGAGCAGCACTGATTGCAGAAGTCGTCGCCGCTGCCGTCGAATTATTCACGGGGAGTCATTTCGGATTATCCGCCCTATTGATCGGCTTTGCCCAAGGGATTGGGGCGGAAATCGCCTTCGCCCTCTTCGGGTACCGGAAGTTCAACACAATGACGTTGATTCTATCCGGCATGTTCGCAGCAATCGGTAGCATGGTCTATAGTCTCGTCGTCAACGGTTTCGCCTACTATACGACGACGACCCTTCTGTTGACGTTTTCCCTTCAACTCGTCAGCGGTGCATTGCTCGGTGGATTACTTGCGAAAGTCATCGTCGATGCGCTTGTCAAAACAGGGACGTTGAACGGTTATGCGATCGGGCGTAAACGACAGAAACCGGATGCGGCATGA
- a CDS encoding energy-coupling factor transporter transmembrane component T family protein produces the protein MQENVSPLARINPAIKLGALVYVMVLLIAAPTLRETMALLALAAVGLGCSGWSLLTLGKRVAPYLILFLLTFWMMAAFGKGSTEVWSFGWFRVTEESIGHAWLIALRMLAFVFLSLTFIATTDQTRFVMSLIHQCRLPDRLAYGFLAGIRFIPIFQQEIRTIRQARRVRQQQSIWPWQTFFAISLPLFTNSIIRSEQIAIAMEARRFQAERTYYVRPVVTQQDRLFFGLVCFGATLLRIVV, from the coding sequence GTGCAGGAAAACGTCTCCCCGCTCGCGCGTATTAATCCGGCGATTAAACTGGGTGCCCTCGTTTACGTGATGGTGCTGTTGATTGCGGCACCGACGTTACGCGAGACGATGGCCTTACTTGCACTCGCTGCGGTCGGATTGGGCTGCTCAGGTTGGTCTCTGTTGACGCTCGGCAAGCGGGTCGCCCCTTACCTCATCTTGTTTCTGTTGACGTTTTGGATGATGGCAGCCTTCGGAAAAGGCAGTACGGAAGTTTGGTCATTCGGTTGGTTTCGCGTCACGGAAGAAAGTATCGGTCACGCCTGGTTGATCGCACTGCGGATGCTCGCCTTCGTCTTCCTCAGTTTGACGTTCATCGCGACGACCGACCAAACCCGGTTCGTCATGAGTCTGATTCACCAGTGCCGCCTTCCGGACCGGCTCGCATACGGGTTTTTAGCAGGGATTCGTTTTATTCCGATTTTCCAGCAGGAAATCCGGACGATCCGCCAAGCACGCCGGGTCCGGCAACAACAGTCGATTTGGCCCTGGCAGACGTTTTTCGCCATCAGTTTACCGCTTTTTACGAACAGCATCATCCGTTCGGAACAAATCGCGATTGCGATGGAAGCGCGTCGGTTTCAGGCCGAGCGGACCTATTATGTCCGTCCTGTCGTGACGCAGCAGGACCGCCTGTTTTTTGGTCTTGTTTGCTTTGGTGCTACCCTGCTTCGGATTGTCGTATGA